In Trichoderma atroviride chromosome 2, complete sequence, one DNA window encodes the following:
- a CDS encoding uncharacterized protein (EggNog:ENOG41), translating into MGDIYRNSYITIAASASPGSFGGCFSKTTPDHCIAIKEATQRDVYIGIRDCHGAGKNNTSTNEQVFLNHFPLFSRAWVYQERMLSRRILYCNKSELQVGCEQNLQCECGSSRVAPHFVPAPRGLNVGRLKGPAELTPYGHGGGLVDQDIANIAYRNWTEVVETYAKLNLTKGSDKLPALSATARILAKNLGGDYLAGIWRSTLMEGLLWYVRAPLSKPRPRGDAWRAPSWSWASIDSPSGLVFVNPRMKLSSSFEGKIEAAVCVLAGQDDFGRVASGFIRLKASLGRTFWRIRCRGCTTPARRSRGGGLPRSDYTLYTNGSNPAPQQDWLPCEFSEPRLDLMGASIGFSADALVDDTARYGFFSCIGKGMCKLAPCHLLHIPRFEAQRKQRTGTGAWRVNADAFLALTEVKGQPETFERLGLVTITHDTQAKKEEWFKTVWPGILSPEKTITLV; encoded by the coding sequence ATGGGGGATATTTACCGCAACAGTTACATCACCATagcggcatcggcatctccTGGGTCTTTTGGCGGATGCTTCTCTAAGACGACCCCGGATCACTGTATAGCGATAAAGGAGGCGACGCAGCGAGATGTATATATCGGTATTCGGGATTGTCACGGCGCTGGAAAGAATAATACAAGCACGAATGAGCAAGTCTTCCTCAACCATTTCCCTTTATTCAGCCGTGCATGGGTCTATCAAGAACGGATGCTGTCCCGACGGATTCTCTACTGCAATAAGTCAGAGTTACAAGTTGGATGTGAGCAGAATCTCCAATGCGAGTGTGGCTCCAGCCGAGTGGCACCGCATTTCGTTCCAGCCCCAAGAGGCCTGAATGTTGGGAGGCTAAAGGGGCCGGCAGAGTTGACGCCGTACGggcatggcggcggccttgtcGACCAGGACATTGCAAACATTGCCTATCGTAACTGGACCGAAGTCGTCGAGACGTATGCGAAGCTCAATCTGACCAAGGGATCCGACAAGCTTCCCGCGCTTTCCGCAACTGCAAGGATTCTTGCCAAGAACCTGGGCGGCGATTACTTGGCAGGTATTTGGCGGAGCACATTGATGGAGGGATTGCTATGGTATGTGAGGGCGCCACTCTCAAAGCCTCGGCCGCGAGGTGATGCCTGGAGAGCGCCTTCTTGGTCGTGGGCTAGCATTGATTCGCCATCTGGGCTGGTCTTTGTCAACCCCAGGATGAAGTTATCAAGCTCCTTTGAGGGAAAAATCGAAGCTGCAGTGTGCGTCCTCGCTGGGCAAGATGACTTTGGCCGGGTAGCCTCTGGCTTTATCCGTCTCAAAGCCTCTCTGGGGCGCACGTTCTGGCGTATTCGCTGTCGAGGATGTACCACACCGGCCCGGAGGAGCCGCGGAGGAGGCCTTCCACGCTCAGACTATACATTATACACGAACGGAAGTAATCCTGCTCCGCAACAAGACTGGCTGCCTTGCGAATTCTCAGAGCCACGGCTGGACCTGATGGGCGCAAGCATTGGCTTCTCTGCCGATGCCTTGGTCGATGATACGGCACGATACGGGTTCTTCTCATGCATTGGCAAAGGAATGTGCAAGCTGGCTCCGTGCCATCTACTACACATACCTCGTTTTGAAGCACAGAGAAAGCAAAGAACAGGTACGGGCGCGTGGAGGGTCAATGCAGATGCCTTTCTGGCGCTGACGGAAGTCAAGGGACAGCCCGAGACTTTTGAAAGACTCGGCCTAGTGACCATCACGCACGATACACaggcaaagaaagaagagtggTTCAAGACGGTTTGGCCTGGGATTTTATCACCGGAGAAGACAATCACACTAGTCTAA
- a CDS encoding uncharacterized protein (EggNog:ENOG41~TransMembrane:1 (o912-931i)) gives MANNDHFEDGESYQEAGKKSPLGLIDAYVDARSQASLPEIANLIQELTQKGVPLDDRKASTEILIGILTSLPASEQRTQVTNLLITKLWNNLQHPPLSYIGGNIEYEVVNSSEPSHKRKKGSESVAFQAPDSHVMLREDTSREADGLHQYRMPDGSFNNILQPNLGKAGTAYAKSVRPETLLHGVKPDPGLLFDLLLARNDDTFKENPAGISAMLFYHAAIIIHDIFRTSRTDGNKNDVSSYLDLAPLYGSSLSDQLEIRTMKEGKLKPDTFSEKRLLGQPPGVNVMLVLYSRFHNYVADILLKINENGRFSLICSENASAEEKAKAMAKQDHDLFNTARLVVGGLYVNISLHDYLRAITNTHHSASDWTLDPRVPIKDPKDEEELPRGIGNQVSVEFNLLYRFHACISLKDERWINNFFLKLFPGRNADDLANVSWADLGQALMTFEQSTPKDPSLRTFDGLERQADGRFKDEDLVRILKEAMDDPAGVFGARMVPKALKVVEVLSINQARKWQVASLNEFREFFGLKKYEKFTDINPNVDIANILENLYTSPDMVELYPGLMAEDIKPARNTGCGICPTYTVGRAVLSDAVTLVRSDRFNTIDYTPANLTNWGYNEVQYDPKTLGGSMLYKLIQRGVPGWFPFNSVAVMQPMYTKKANIEIAKKLKTLDQFTTDDPKPPAKPVVLFTGESVKQILGATDKFVVPWLPALNSMFPGTKDVSWYMLAGDSARNFEHRAKWTKVMSELPDLQKAMTDLIAHEGKKLIQSAAFNLQQGLDQIDLIRDVAIPLNARFLGDLFYFDLKSEDNKTGVLNNVELYRHLLNIRLWGVNNNDPGQAWNRRRHAQESAKVIIDTTRKLVDEVKSRSSNFFGHHTIPSVNDPKPGTLRACGLKIVEKFLEQGTSPEQVVDNMWLTAFGAVGVLVTVVYEVMEFFLKPENASIWNEVQTFAQEGDTQKIQAYVMEAQRLTSSQRCMRVAKQPIELEGKTIQPGNYVVLMLGEAGRNPAEVPNADKFDATRKPNAVSAFSYGQHDCFGRHMAITFISGLVTLAAGLKQLRPAPGQMGQVKTIRVGTEKAYLNESWSYLGFDASTWKVHFDGYGKGTFEGERVPTKVMDLQQYYYLLQKRKIESDE, from the exons ATGGCAAACAATGATCACTTCGAGGACGGTGAGTCTTACCAAGAGGCTGGAAAAAAGTCACCTCTCGGATTGATCGACGCGTACGTCGACGCAAGGAGCCAAGCATCCTTGCCAGAAATCGCAAATCTGATCCAAGAACTTACTCAAAAAGGAGTTCCTTTGGACGATAGAAAGGC CTCCACTGAGATCCTCATTGGCATTCTTACTTCTCTGCCCGCGTCAGAGCAAAGAACTCAAGTCACAAACTTGCTCATCACTAAGCTCTGGAACAACCTTCAGCATCCACCGCTGAGCTACATAGGTGGTAATATTGAGTATGAAGTCGTCAACTCCAGTGAGCCGAGCCACAAGCGCAAGAAGGGGTCTGAGAGCGTCGCTTTCCAGGCCCCAGACAGCCATGTGATGCTACGTGAAGATACATCACGCGAGGCAGATGGCCTGCATCAGTACCGAATGCCTGATGGGAGTTTCAACAATATTCTCCAGCCCAATCTGGGCAAGGCCGGCACGGCTTATGCCAAATCGGTGAGGCCTGAGACATTGCTTCATGGCGTTAAACCGGATCCAGGTCTGCTCTTTGACCTCTTGTTGGCTCGCAATGACGATACCTTCAAAGAAAACCCAGCTGGCATCTCGGCCATGCTCTTCTATCacgctgccatcatcatccacgACATCTTTCGTACAAGTCGCACGGACGGGAACAAAAATGATGTATCCTCCTATCTTGATTTAGCGCCTCTATACGGCTCATCTCTCAGTGACCAGCTGGAGATCCGTACGATGAAAGAGGGCAAGTTGAAGCCAGACACCTTCTCCGAGAAACGTTTGCTCGGGCAGCCGCCTGGCGTTAATGTCATGCTGGTCCTCTACAGTCGCTTTCATAACTATGTTGCCGATATTTTGCTCAAGATAAATGAGAATGGACGCTTTTCTCTAATCTGTTCAGAGAACGCGAGCGCCGAGGAAAAAGCCAAGGCTATGGCCAAACAAGACCATGATCTTTTCAACACTGCTCGTCTGGTTGTGGGGGGTTTGTATGTCAACATATCTTTACACGATTACCTCCgtgccatcaccaacacccACCACTCAGCAAGTGACTGGACTCTAGATCCAAGGGTTCCAATTAAGGACCccaaggatgaagaagaattgcCTCGTGGCATCGGCAATCAAGTCAGCGTTGAGTTCAACTTGCTATACAGATTCCACGCTTGTATCTCTCTGAAAGATGAACGTTGGATCAACAATTTCTTCCTTAAGCTCTTTCCGGGCCGCAACGCGGACGATTTGGCAAACGTAAGCTGGGCCGATCTTGGTCAGGCTTTGATGACGTTTGAACAGAGCACCCCGAAGGATCCCAGTCTTCGGACATTTGATGGCCTAGAGCGTCAAGCCGACGGCAGGTTCAAAGACGAGGACCTTGTGCGCATTCTGAAGGAGGCAATGGATGATCCGGCAGGCGTCTTTGGTGCCCGAATGGTGCCAAAAGCGCTCAAGGTTGTCGAGGTTCTTAGCATCAATCAAGCGCGCAAATGGCAGGTGGCCTCGCTGAATGAGTTCCGCGAGTTTTTTGGCCTTAAGAAGTACGAGAAGTTTACCGATATTAACCCAAATGTCGATATTGCCAATATTCTCGAGAATCTGTACACATCCCCTGACATGGTGGAGCTTTATCCAGGCCTCATGGCTGAAGACATCAAGCCTGCTCGCAACACAGGCTGCGGTATATGTCCAACTTACACGGTTGGCCGGGCTGTCCTCTCGGATGCCGTCACACTTGTGCGATCTGACAGGTTCAACACAATTGACTACACGCCGGCAAACCTCACAAACTGGGGCTATAACGAGGTCCAGTATGATCCCAAGACACTCGGCGGATCTATGCTGTACAAGCTCATCCAGAGGGGCGTTCCTGGCTGGTTTCCCTTTAACTCTGTGGCCGTCATGCAACCCATGTACACAAAGAAGGCCAACATAGAGATTGCCAAGAAACTGAAAACCTTGGATCAGTTCACAACAGACGACCCAAAGCCTCCGGCCAAACCAGTTGTTCTCTTCACTGGGGAAAGTGTCAAACAAATCCTCGGCGCCACCGATAAATTTGTCGTGCCCTGGCTCCCGGCACTCAACTCCATGTTTCCTGGTACAAAAGACGTGAGTTGGTACATGCTCGCTGGAGACAGCGCTCGCAACTTTGAACACCGCGCCAAATGGACCAAAGTGATGAGCGAATTGCCAGATCTGCAGAAAGCTATGACTGACCTCATCGCGCATGAGGGTAAGAAGCTAATTCAATCCGCGGCATTTAATCTTCAGCAAGGCCTTGACCAAATAGACCTGATCCGCGATGTCGCTATCCCACTAAACGCCCGGTTCCTCGGAGACCTCTTCTACTTTGACTTGAAATCCGAGGATAACAAAACTGGTGTCCTCAACAACGTAGAGCTATACCGACATCTGCTCAACATTCGTCTCTGGGGAGTCAACAACAATGACCCCGGACAAGCCTGGAATCGCCGTCGCCACGCTCAGGAAAGCGCCAAGGTCATCATTGACACAACTCGCAAGCTTGTTGACGAGGTCAAAAGCCGCAGCAGTAATTTCTTCGGTCACCACACGATTCCTTCTGTGAATGACCCCAAACCAGGCACCTTGCGTGCCTGTGGCCTCAAAATTGTTGAAAAGTTTCTGGAACAGGGAACCTCGCCTGAGCAAGTTGTTGACAATATGTGGCTGACGGCATTTGGCGCCGTTGGCGTTCTCGTCACTGTG GTTTATGAAGTCATGGAATTCTTCCTCAAGCCTGAAAATGCTTCCATCTGGAATGAAGTTCAGACTTTTGCTCAAGAGGGCGATACCCAAAAGATCCAGGCCTATGTCATGGAAGCCCAGCGACTTACAAGCTCACAGCGTTGCATGCGCGTCGCAAAGCAGCCCATTGAGCTCGAGGGGAAGACAATCCAGCCTGGGAACTATGTTGTATTAATGCTA GGCGAGGCTGGACGCAATCCAGCCGAGGTCCCCAACGCGGACAAATTTGACGCAACGCGAAAGCCAAATGCTGTCAGCGCTTTCAGCTATGGTCAGCATGATTGTTTCGGAAGGCATATGGCGATCACCTTCATTAGTGGACTTGTCACGCTCGCGGCCGGCCTTAAACAACTGCGTCCGGCGCCAGGGCAAATGGGCCAGGTCAAGACTATCCGTGTTGGCACTGAAAAGGCTTATCTTAATGAAAGCTGGTCCTATCTTGGCTTCGATGCTAGCA cCTGGAAAGTCCATTTCGATGGCTATGGTAAAGGCACTTTCGAGGGTGAGAGAGTGCCTACGAAAGTTATGGATCTGCAGCAATACTACTATTTGCTTCAGAAACGGAAGATTGAGTCTGATGAATAA
- a CDS encoding uncharacterized protein (EggNog:ENOG41) has translation MAEQRTSSPLWHRALEKYREELQAAADYQDVQKVHTLDQLIASVSAIQDSAPNIYTGVLSLKRLAPRLKFVDDFSAVLALCFGADAALTAAVWGSIRLILSHAASAADTFQDVLDMLEELSLTLPRLHVYEQTLPMNRRFQQALLDVYSDIICFYARTIHFLRSNPHPVLRRNAWQTFHNDFSRTNMRIKRMSSIVEGEAESARMRKDETHYKEVLTLLSSMTIKNTSDSRRDKYNNLPFSANAKFSGREDILAAIRSALNPESQASLPKSIALFGMGGVGKTQIATQYAYLELESFDVILWISADNAISIGQSFRTIADGLGLLESDDERKDVAVAMYKVKKWLATTTSAFLLVFDNADDLAAVKTAWPTSTRGSILVTTRDLIIATSLVTTYASIETLDDDDGSRLLLKAVDLDNNSLTEQQQTAAIAIAKTFDGLPLALTQIGGFIKQRRLSLTEFLPLYERNSPKINARRAPGSDYEHTLSSVWNVSFERLTENSTHLLNLLSLFHPDGVFEDILLQGSENIGEEFAFLSDEMDVGDASEELLRGALINRSGAPAILSMHRLVQSAARNRVDAKRTAKYFDAVVHMLCWGFPDHSSTDICHQISAWARCEKCLPHVYNLVLLAKHQGKHPDDGQQYAKLLLRCSWYLYEREMYIVARGMIEQAISIFEDTNSLEYASAIDLGGLIDLDLAQPSKALVPFTRALEIRKAKLGLEDPFIAYSLNNIALAYTEMGELDHAFAAHQEAIRIRFQANSDRIGNSYSNLASLFLRMGRPEEAEETLAKCPSLKDFTDDTFLSTGNPRFSGDMVLLSRIRLAQGRSTDALRLASKALDFRRRLLGNRLKTCDSEYDVASILLNEGHVSSAMQLLQEIVDISETFAEGDGQRARALYKLSEIYANRDMLAESTSCREKAVALRSALRPDLVDSPFEETEFSRLCLWMLW, from the exons ATGGCCGAACA GCGGACCTCGAGCCCATTGTGGCACAGAGCATTGGAAAAGTACCGTGAGGAATTGCAGGCAGCAGCCGACTACCAGGACGTACAAAAAGTGCACACCCTGGATCAGCTGATAGCGTCGGTTTCTGCAATCCAAGACTCTGCCCCAAACATCTACACCGGAGTTCTCTCTCTTAAGAGACTTGCGCCAAGGCTCAAGTTTGTTGATGACTTCTCTGCAGTCCTGGCCCTCTGCTTCGGTGCTGATGCAGCCTTGACCGCGGCTGTCTGGGGCAGCATCAGGCTGATTCTTTCGCACGCGGCGTCGGCCGCGGATACCTTCCAGGATGTACTTGATatgctggaagagctcagCTTAACACTCCCGCGGCTCCACGTCTACGAGCAGACATTGCCAATGAATCGCCGATTCCAACAAGCCTTGTTGGATGTCTACAGcgacatcatctgcttctacGCCAGAACCATTCACTTCCTGCGCAGCAACCCTCATCCAGTCTTAAGAAGGAATGCATGGCAAACGTTTCACAATGACTTTTCACGGACAAATATGCGTATCAAACGCATGTCATCCATCGTCGAGGGTGAAGCTGAATCCGCCAGAATGCGGAAAGATGAGACTCATTATAAAGAAGTGCTGACGCTCTTGAGCTCCATGACAATTAAGAATACCAGCGACTCTAGACGAGACAAGTACAACAATCTTCCATTCAGTGCCAATGCGAAGTTTAGCGGCCGCGAGGACATATTAGCGGCTATACGCTCGGCCCTGAACCCAGAAAGCCAAGCGTCACTTCCAAAGTCCATAGCCTTGTTTGGGATGGGCGGTGTTGGAAAAACACAGATTGCCACTCAATATGCATATCTCGAGCTGGAATCATTCGATGTTATCTTGTGGATATCAGCTGATAATGCGATATCCATTGGACAAAGCTTTCGCACAATTGCTGATGGACTGGGCTTGCTTGAAAGCGATGATGAAAGGAAAGACGTCGCGGTAGCCATGTACAAGGTCAAGAAATGGCTTGCTACAACGA CCTCGGCGTTTCTTCTGGTGTTCGACAATGCGGAtgatcttgctgctgtgaAGACGGCTTGGCCAACCTCTACCCGTGGCTCAATACTGGTAACAACACGAGATCTCATAATCGCCACGTCTCTGGTGACAACTTACGCCTCTATTGAGACtcttgacgacgatgatggcagtcGGCTGCTTCTGAAGGCGGTTGACCTCGACAATAATTCCCTTACCGAGCAACAGCAGActgccgccatcgccatcgccaaaacTTTTGACGGACTGCCTTTAGCTCTTACACAGATTGGTGGGTTTATTAAACAGCGAAGATTGTCCTTGACTGAGTTCTTGCCGCTTTATGAACGTAATTCCCCTAAAATCAATGCTCGCAGAGCCCCTGGGAGTGATTACGAGCACACTTTGAGTTCGGTGTGGAATGTTTCCTTTGAGAGATTGACGGAGAATTCCACTCATTTGTTAAATTTGCTATCCTTATTCCACCCTGATGGTGTCTTCGAAGACATTCTATTGCAAGGGTCTGAGAATATAGGTGAAGAATTTGCCTTTCTGTCCGACGAAATGGA CGTTGGTGATGCCTCCGAGGAGCTTCTTCGCGGAGCTCTCATCAATAGATCAGGCGCCCCCGCAATTCTATCAATGCATCGTCTAGTGCAGTCAGCGGCTCGGAATAGGGTCGATGCCAAACGAACCGCGAAATACTTTGATGCCGTGGTTCACATGCTATGCTGGGGATTTCCAGATCACTCAAGCACAGATATATGCCACCAGATTTCAGCCTGGGCGCGTTGCGAGAAATGTCTTCCACACGTGTACAACTTGGTGCTGCTTGCAAAGCACCAAGGGAAACATCCTGATGACGGACAGCAATATGCTAAACTCTTACTCAGATGTAGCTG GTATCTATACGAACGGGAAATGTACATTGTTGCCAGGGGAATGATAGAACAAGCCATCTCTATTTTCGAGGACACTAATAGTCTGGAGTATGCCAGCGCCATTGATCTAGGAGGTCTCATCGATTTGGACTTGGCTCAGCCTTCCAAAGCCTTGGTGCCCTTCACACGGGCATTAGAGATACGCAAGGCCAAACTTGGCTTAGAAGACCCATTCATTGCCTACAGTCTGAACAATATTGCCCTAGCGTATACTGAGATGGGTGAATTGGATCACGCTTTTGCAGCCCACCAAGAAGCAATTCGTATCCGCTTTCAAGCTAATAGCGACAGAATCGGCAACTCCTACAGCAACCTGGCTAGTCTGTTTCTACGCATGGGTCGCCccgaagaggcagaagagactCTTGCCAAATGTCCATCTTTGAAAGACTTTACAGATGACACTTTTCTCAGCACTGGCAATCCTCGTTTCTCGGGCGATATGGTCTTGTTATCTCGCATTCGCCTAGCGCAGGGACGATCAACTGATGCTTTGAGACTAGCATCGAAGGCTCTTGACTTTCGTCGAAGGTTGCTTGGCAACCGACTTAAAACATGCGATTCTGAATACGATGTGGCATCCATCTTGTTGAATGAGGGTCATGTAAGCTCAGCGAT GCAATTGCTCCAAGAAATTGTCGACATATCTGAGACATTTGCCGAGGGAGATGGTCAACGGGCTCGCGCCCTATACAAACTTTCGGAAATCTATGCAAACCGGGATATGTTGGCAGAATCAACAAGTTGTAGAGAAAAGGCAGTAGCTTTACGGTCTGCGCTACGACCGGATCTTGTGGACTCTCCGTTTGAGGAAACAGAGTTTTCGAGGCTGTGCTTATGGATGTTGTGGTAA
- a CDS encoding uncharacterized protein (EggNog:ENOG41~TransMembrane:1 (o264-288i)), whose product MLYKPNLSSCTTGDFAILDETDGYRGEAQVCLVQLPHSCKQDLPSFLLGFGLMLPPRDYCSFDTPDDKKLFQETKAITPEDLNAHVLTKVCGVRIQWVDSLSCHLELDRHSGTLFLYRYPSFCVSTLQRRRQSSTQQQLDDVIRRCGLQETGTIPWASEKDIMELLEEILLSYRLLFGQSRQSRHLFRQLQPFAGIPSQGHDQFLSSICGKTRCPITLVEREEYDMAGDFPHLRSRMVLLNSYASSKRPRSILQLWQDKRDSTAWIAFWSVLIFGSASILLGVLQTVFQILQFVQGMKEEPSK is encoded by the coding sequence ATGCTCTACAAGCCCAATCTGTCATCCTGCACAACCGGAGATTTCGCTATTCTCGACGAAACGGACGGATACCGCGGCGAAGCACAAGTCTGCCTCGTTCAACTGCCGCACTCGTGCAAACAAGACCTACCAAGCTTTCTCCTCGGTTTTGGCCTCATGCTCCCACCTCGAGATTATTGTTCCTTCGATACCCCAGATGATAAGAAGCTTTTCCAAGAAACCAAAGCAATCACCCCCGAAGACCTCAATGCTCACGTCTTGACCAAAGTCTGCGGTGTCCGAATTCAATGGGTCGACTCTCTTTCTTGCCACCTAGAGTTGGATAGGCATTCTGGTACTCTTTTTCTCTACCGATACCCCTCGTTCTGTGTATCGACACTTCAACGTCGAAGGCAATCAAGTACACAACAACAGCTGGATGACGTTATTCGTCGCTGCGGCCTCCAGGAAACAGGTACTATTCCGTGGGCAAGCGAAAAAGATATAATGGAGCTACTTGAAGAGATACTGCTTTCGTACCGCCTGCTCTTTGGTCAGAGCAGGCAGTCAAGACATTTGTTccgccagctgcagccattCGCAGGTATACCGAGCCAAGGACACGACCAGTTCCTGTCATCAATTTGTGGCAAAACAAGGTGCCCAATTACACTCGTTGAGCGGGAGGAATACGATATGGCTGGAGACTTTCCGCATTTGCGGAGTAGAATGGTGCTGCTCAACAGCTATGCATCCAGCAAGCGGCCTCGCTCAATCTTGCAGCTCTGGCAAGATAAGCGTGACTCTACGGCTTGGATCGCGTTCTGGAGTGTATTGATTTTCGGGTCGGCAAGTATTCTCTTGGGTGTGTTGCAGACAGTCTTTCAGATTTTGCAATTTGTCCAGGGGATGAAAGAAGAGCCTAGTAAGTAG
- a CDS encoding uncharacterized protein (EggNog:ENOG41~CAZy:CBM13~CAZy:GH76~SECRETED:SignalP(1-23)), with protein sequence MAILSVRSLLWAFALFNAQPTTAIQSGDADALFTSWNNALLIRSGGDVYYRAALNDNSFDDTWTGSLDILVAEDAYERTGDPNLRGLVYDLLNTWLAKVPPPWTWDWWNDDIGWFTLALIRGHLITGYANFLTNAKYGFDLAYSRGWDTQYNGGGIWEQNPEGNPKELLKEALANDSLGKVACLIYQATHDQAYLSKCLQIFDWVQSHIYDVGTGQIYRGIRPDNTLDKASAAYNQGTFLDFAAIVYECTGDDSVKAIAQKAIDYAKNHLTSNGIFSNPDPNLNTWADEVARGAGRFVQNHQLWDKYYPWFMQNADAIMKNRRPDIGLTANAWDQATAVNNSYVANKFASAVAWLQYTPSTMPSEIGGLHYIANQKTGLLIDNGNTGATEGATVKQWGYNGNQNQRWQFSQNSDGTWNILSMTSFKAIDCPNGQADDNLAMVQWSRNRDQNQRWVMEKQTDGSYLIQNAASGKYLDGASNSTNGATLIQWSRNGQSQQRWVLRTV encoded by the coding sequence ATGGCGATTTTGTCCGTACGGTCCCTGCTCTGGGCTTTCGCCTTGTTTAATGCCCAGCCCACCACAGCCATCCAATCAGGGGATGCTGATGCGTTGTTCACTTCATGGAACAACGCGCTTCTGATTCGATCTGGGGGTGATGTATATTATAGGGCGGCACTGAATGATAACAGTTTTGATGATACTTGGACAGGAAGCTTGGATATCCTTGTCGCAGAAGATGCTTATGAACGCACTGGCGACCCCAATCTGAGAGGCCTCGTCTACGACCTACTCAACACCTGGCTGGCAAAGGTCCCGCCGCCATGGACGTGGGATTGGTGGAACGATGACATCGGATGGTTTACTTTGGCTCTCATACGCGGTCATCTCATCACCGGCTACGCCAACTTCCTGACCAATGCCAAGTATGGCTTCGACCTTGCCTACTCGCGCGGCTGGGATACCCAATACAATGGAGGCGGCATCTGGGAGCAGAATCCCGAGGGCAACCCCAAAGAGCTCCTAAAGGAGGCTCTGGCCAACGACAGTCTAGGAAAAGTAGCCTGTCTCATCTACCAAGCTACCCACGATCAGGCGTATCTGTCCAAATGCCTCCAGATATTTGACTGGGTTCAAAGCCACATCTACGACGTCGGGACCGGGCAAATTTATAGGGGCATTCGTCCGGACAACACATTAGATAAGGCGTCAGCGGCGTATAACCAGGGCACATTTCTTGACTTCGCTGCCATCGTCTATGAGTGTACAGGCGATGAcagcgtcaaggccatcgcgCAGAAAGCCATCGACTATGCAAAGAACCATTTGACCTCCAACGGAATATTCAGCAACCCCGACCCAAACCTCAACACCTGGGCCGACGAGGTTGCACGGGGGGCGGGACGATTTGTTCAAAACCATCAGCTATGGGACAAGTACTACCCCTGGTTTATGCAGAACGCGGATGCCATCATGAAGAACCGGCGGCCTGACATCGGCCTCACGGCCAACGCCTGGGACCAAGCCACTGCAGTGAATAACTCATATGTTGCCAACAAATTTGCCAGTGCGGTTGCCTGGCTCCAATACACACCATCCACCATGCCATCAGAGATTGGAGGTCTGCATTACATTGCAAATCAAAAGACGGGCCTGCTGATCGATAACGGGAACACTGGGGCCACCGAGGGTGCTACGGTCAAGCAATGGGGCTACAACGGCAACCAGAACCAGCGATGGCAGTTCTCACAGAACTCAGATGGTACCTGGAACATCCTCAGCATGACAAgcttcaaggccattgacTGTCCCAACGGACAAGCTGATGACAACCTTGCCATGGTCCAATGGTCGCGTAACCGAGACCAGAACCAGCGCTGGgtcatggagaagcagaCGGATGGTAGCTACTTGATCCAGAATGCAGCCAGTGGAAAATACCTAGATGGAGCCTCCAACTCAACTAATGGTGCTACCTTGATTCAGTGGAGCAGGAACGGACAGTCGCAGCAGCGCTGGGTTTTGCGAACCGTTTAG
- a CDS encoding uncharacterized protein (EggNog:ENOG41), with protein sequence MIASHYGHTAVVKLLLDKGAKTKAGEKYGDTPLMWAACGGHEAVVKLLLDNGAEIEAKDGLGATALLIAATGGLMTPSTTSSSDTQQDYQMQLMLIELHKKGLIMTRQQQIDMGGVLWIGQAEVTAERGREAIVKLLLDKGADVEAKSISGQTPLSYATRLGNQTIVKLLLDKGAVKPRYL encoded by the coding sequence ATGATAGCATCGCATTATGGCCATACTGCCGTTGTGAAGCTGCTACTCGATAAAGGAGCTAAGACTAAGGCAGGGGAGAAATATGGTGACACGCCGCTAATGTGGGCCGCTTGTGGCGGGCATGAAGCTGTGgttaagctgctgcttgataaTGGAGCAGAGATTGAGGCAAAGGATGGACTTGGTGCGACGGCGCTATTGATAGCCGCTACCGGCGGTCTAATGACGCCATCGacaaccagcagcagcgatacTCAGCAAGACTATCAGATGCAGCTGATGCTGATTGAGCTGCACAAGAAAGGCCTGATCATGActcgccagcagcagatcGACATGGGTGGAGTACTCTGGATTGGGCAGGCAGAAGTAACCGCTGAGCGCGGGCGTGAAGCTAttgtcaagctgctgcttgataaAGGAGCAGATGTTGAGGCAAAGAGTATCAGTGGCCAGACACCGCTATCATATGCCACCAGGCTCGGGAACCAAACTAtagtcaagctgctgcttgataaAGGAGCAGTGAAACCTAGATATTTATGA